One window of Botrimarina mediterranea genomic DNA carries:
- the mgtE gene encoding magnesium transporter: protein MEATDVAIDEAQVLEKLERLLESEDAAVEPLTELLGSLDARETARAVCELPIEQQAELLRRLSPEAAVEVLDTLPEVTVVEAVEELPADVAAAIVHELPSDDQADLIGAMDSAAAAAVLAELADDEAERIAELAAYPEDCAGGLMATEVVALRDIATVETTLRRLRAGATKLRDLDVQYAYVVAKGRRLVGVLRLRDLLIADERSRLTEIMIADPLSIPAETPLDELIAFFDSNSFLGVPVVDGEGRLLGVVSRRAVDEAAEEQATSDYRRSMGVVAEELRSMPVLRRSRMRLSWLSVNILLNVVAASVIAAYEETLSSVIALAVFLPIISDMSGCSGNQAVAVSMRELSLGLLRPSEWLRVWIKEGSVGFLNGLVLGGLLGVVAALYAGNVWMGIVVGGALAINTLVAVLLGGVIPLALKRAGVDPALASSPLLTTVTDMCGFFSALSLATLLLDKLV from the coding sequence TTGGAAGCCACCGACGTAGCCATCGACGAAGCCCAAGTCCTCGAGAAGCTCGAGCGGTTGCTCGAATCGGAGGACGCCGCTGTCGAGCCGCTGACCGAGCTGCTCGGGTCGCTAGACGCCCGTGAGACAGCGCGCGCGGTGTGCGAGCTGCCGATCGAGCAGCAGGCCGAACTGTTGCGGCGGCTGTCGCCCGAGGCGGCGGTCGAGGTGCTCGACACGCTCCCCGAGGTGACCGTTGTTGAGGCGGTGGAGGAGCTTCCCGCCGATGTGGCCGCGGCGATCGTCCACGAACTCCCCAGCGACGACCAAGCCGACCTCATCGGCGCCATGGACTCGGCGGCGGCCGCGGCGGTGCTCGCCGAACTCGCCGACGACGAAGCCGAACGGATCGCCGAACTCGCCGCGTATCCCGAAGATTGCGCGGGCGGCCTGATGGCGACGGAGGTCGTGGCGCTGCGCGACATCGCCACGGTCGAGACAACCTTGCGGCGTCTGCGCGCCGGCGCCACCAAGCTGCGCGACCTCGACGTGCAATACGCCTATGTCGTCGCCAAGGGGCGGCGGCTTGTGGGCGTGCTGCGCCTGCGGGACCTCTTGATTGCCGATGAGCGCTCACGGCTAACCGAGATCATGATCGCCGATCCCCTGTCGATTCCGGCGGAGACGCCGCTCGACGAGCTGATCGCGTTTTTCGATAGTAATTCGTTTCTCGGGGTTCCGGTTGTCGATGGCGAGGGCCGCCTGCTTGGGGTGGTCAGTCGCCGCGCGGTGGACGAGGCGGCCGAAGAGCAGGCCACCAGCGACTACCGCCGCTCAATGGGAGTCGTGGCCGAAGAACTGCGTTCGATGCCCGTGCTGCGCCGCAGCCGGATGCGTCTCTCGTGGCTGAGTGTCAACATCCTGCTGAACGTCGTCGCCGCGAGCGTCATCGCCGCCTACGAGGAGACGCTCAGCAGCGTGATCGCCTTGGCGGTCTTTCTGCCGATCATTTCGGACATGTCCGGCTGTAGCGGCAACCAAGCGGTCGCCGTCAGTATGCGCGAGTTGTCTTTGGGCTTGTTACGGCCGAGCGAGTGGCTGCGTGTCTGGATCAAGGAGGGGAGTGTCGGCTTTCTGAACGGCTTGGTGCTGGGGGGATTGCTCGGCGTCGTCGCGGCGTTGTACGCCGGAAATGTTTGGATGGGGATTGTCGTTGGCGGCGCCCTGGCGATCAACACGCTGGTCGCCGTGTTGCTCGGCGGCGTGATCCCCCTCGCCCTGAAGAGGGCGGGAGTGGACCCTGCGCTGGCGTCCAGCCCGCTGCTGACGACCGTGACCGACATGTGCGGCTTCTTCTCGGCGCTGAGCCTGGCCACTCTGCTGCTGGACAAGCTGGTCTGA
- a CDS encoding DoxX family protein: MTRISTIAIAAIVLLRLLCGWHFFNEGVKKLDPSFSSAGFLRTAKGTFAPLFRSMIPGPYGAHIDLARPIKFGSRSAETQAAIDGWLADYGKRADQAAKDGKPLPHDIDPAVPGSGWVQNIAKGWDQGIQRLEQANLGDETIGKIRQLRDEKLGEVVYYVYGIYPDIEDLQHEEWRLHQLRESGGDTPAPFAQALIDQKDNENWLTMQPWIATVRQIEDQFIEAAQALAADADVEAGSIADALEEKSNLKLIDGAVTCVVLGAGVCVFLGFLTPVAGVIAAGFLLSLIMTQPPWATGADMTAFFNWSIELAAFLVLATVGAGRWAGLDGVILGVWRRSREPKPSTV; the protein is encoded by the coding sequence ATGACACGAATCTCTACCATTGCGATCGCCGCCATCGTGCTGCTGCGCCTGCTCTGTGGGTGGCACTTCTTCAACGAAGGGGTCAAGAAGCTCGACCCGTCGTTCTCGTCGGCAGGCTTTCTCCGCACGGCGAAGGGGACCTTCGCCCCGCTGTTCCGGTCGATGATCCCGGGCCCCTACGGCGCCCACATCGACTTGGCGCGCCCCATCAAGTTCGGCTCGCGGTCGGCCGAGACGCAGGCCGCCATCGACGGTTGGCTCGCGGACTACGGCAAGCGCGCCGACCAAGCAGCCAAGGACGGCAAGCCTCTGCCGCACGACATCGATCCCGCGGTCCCCGGCAGCGGTTGGGTGCAGAACATCGCCAAGGGCTGGGACCAGGGCATCCAGCGGCTGGAGCAGGCGAATCTCGGCGACGAAACGATCGGAAAAATCCGCCAATTGCGTGACGAGAAGCTCGGCGAAGTCGTCTACTACGTCTACGGCATCTACCCCGACATCGAAGACCTCCAACACGAAGAGTGGCGACTGCATCAGCTCCGCGAGTCCGGCGGCGATACGCCCGCGCCGTTCGCCCAAGCGCTCATCGATCAAAAAGACAACGAGAACTGGCTAACGATGCAGCCCTGGATCGCGACGGTGCGGCAGATCGAGGACCAGTTCATCGAAGCGGCGCAAGCGCTCGCCGCCGACGCCGACGTTGAGGCCGGCAGCATCGCCGACGCCCTGGAAGAGAAGTCCAACCTGAAGCTGATTGACGGCGCGGTGACGTGCGTGGTCCTCGGCGCCGGGGTGTGCGTCTTCCTCGGTTTCCTCACGCCCGTTGCGGGAGTGATTGCGGCGGGTTTCCTTCTCTCGCTAATCATGACCCAACCGCCATGGGCTACGGGCGCGGACATGACGGCGTTCTTCAACTGGTCGATCGAGTTGGCCGCCTTCTTGGTGCTCGCCACGGTTGGCGCCGGCCGCTGGGCGGGGCTCGACGGCGTGATCCTCGGCGTCTGGCGCCGGTCTCGAGAGCCGAAACCCTCGACCGTTTGA
- a CDS encoding ATPase, T2SS/T4P/T4SS family — MKDAWYFEIGDGQVYGPYPMAKLQKWAEAGNLMPTHRVRHADSDEWMIAAYVDGLELTTAADAKKKAALDDDAAPKRRGFLGMTKAKPAKELETETAPINAVEVCNELLELAYERGASDIHVDAEENVVLLQLRVDGSLEPVRKLAKKHHSAIVSRFKVMAGMDIAERREAQDGRFMVHLGPDQRRVDLRVASLPTTHGERLTLRLLAIEASRMTLNRLGLTDTAYKLFSNAIAQPQGMILLTGPTGTGKSTTLYAALRHRLANSPGRIITVEDPVEYDIVGVSQVEVDTADKVAFGSVLRNILRSDPDVIMIGEMRDFESVDVGIKAALTGHLVFSSLHTNSAAGAVTRLVDMGVEPFLVAATLRLCVAQRLLRRLCSKCRRRREMTLAEAKALGHPNLVGSALYEPVGCELCGKRGYRGRVGVFELLPIAPDMQRLVVERAPEPEITAAAKEHGGVSMMDDAVEKLLAGHTSFIEVMTLGMG; from the coding sequence ATGAAAGACGCTTGGTACTTCGAGATCGGTGACGGCCAAGTCTACGGCCCTTACCCGATGGCGAAGCTCCAGAAGTGGGCCGAGGCTGGCAACCTGATGCCCACGCACCGTGTGCGGCACGCCGACTCGGACGAGTGGATGATCGCGGCGTACGTCGACGGCCTCGAGCTGACGACCGCCGCCGACGCTAAGAAGAAAGCGGCGCTCGACGACGACGCAGCGCCGAAGCGCCGCGGCTTCCTCGGCATGACGAAGGCTAAGCCCGCGAAGGAACTCGAGACCGAAACGGCGCCGATCAACGCCGTCGAGGTCTGCAATGAGCTGCTCGAGTTGGCGTACGAGCGAGGCGCCTCCGACATTCACGTCGACGCCGAAGAGAACGTCGTCCTCTTGCAGCTGCGCGTCGATGGTTCGCTCGAGCCGGTGCGCAAGCTCGCCAAGAAACACCACTCGGCGATCGTCTCGCGCTTCAAGGTGATGGCCGGTATGGACATCGCCGAACGCCGCGAAGCGCAGGACGGGCGTTTCATGGTCCACCTAGGGCCCGACCAACGCCGCGTCGATTTGCGCGTCGCCTCGCTGCCGACGACGCACGGCGAGCGGCTTACGCTGCGGCTGCTGGCGATCGAAGCGTCCCGCATGACGCTCAACCGCCTCGGCCTCACCGACACCGCGTACAAACTCTTCTCCAACGCCATCGCCCAGCCGCAGGGGATGATCCTGCTCACCGGCCCCACAGGCACCGGCAAATCGACGACGCTCTACGCCGCCCTCCGGCACCGCCTGGCAAACTCACCCGGCCGCATCATCACGGTCGAGGACCCGGTCGAGTACGACATCGTCGGCGTCTCGCAGGTCGAGGTTGATACGGCCGACAAGGTGGCGTTCGGCTCGGTGCTACGGAACATCCTCCGCAGCGACCCCGACGTGATCATGATCGGCGAAATGCGCGACTTCGAGTCGGTCGACGTCGGCATCAAGGCGGCGCTCACCGGGCACCTCGTGTTCAGCTCGCTACACACCAACTCGGCCGCCGGCGCGGTGACGCGCCTTGTGGACATGGGCGTCGAGCCCTTCCTCGTCGCCGCGACGCTGCGGCTCTGCGTCGCGCAGCGGCTGCTGCGGAGGCTCTGCTCCAAGTGCCGTCGCCGCCGTGAGATGACGCTCGCCGAAGCGAAGGCGTTGGGCCACCCGAACCTCGTGGGATCGGCGCTGTATGAGCCGGTTGGCTGTGAGCTCTGCGGCAAGCGTGGCTACCGCGGCCGGGTGGGCGTCTTCGAGCTGCTGCCGATCGCGCCCGACATGCAACGATTAGTGGTTGAACGCGCCCCCGAGCCCGAGATCACCGCCGCCGCTAAGGAGCACGGCGGCGTCTCAATGATGGACGACGCGGTGGAGAAGCTGCTGGCGGGACACACGAGTTTTATTGAGGTGATGACGCTAGGGATGGGGTGA
- the dusB gene encoding tRNA dihydrouridine synthase DusB, with protein sequence MPNGITAIANRKPLSGLASSDTTPFDAAVLPIVTPLRIGDLVVDPPILQAPMAGYTNYAFRQIVRAYGGAGLLATEMVNARGFIWMDREQAEHPDRLWGVADEPRPLAVQIWDNDPETLAAVGARLTHEYKVSVVDINFGCPVRQVTEKAHSGSYLLRTPDRMGQIIERVVAACHPTPVTAKTRLGCSRDKINIIDVAQIVEGAGAAALTVHGRTAADMFRGQASWDLISTIKPHLKRIPLIGNGDLDTAEKVVEAFRRWNVDGVMIARASLGKPWLFQQAAAALRGEPIPPDPTLEEERELMVEHFRLVCERFGEERGAVLMRKFACCYAQGRPGAREFRKHVVGIETAAEFFDVVEQWFPRSVV encoded by the coding sequence ATGCCAAACGGGATCACCGCCATCGCCAACCGCAAGCCGCTCAGCGGCTTAGCGTCGTCGGACACGACGCCGTTTGACGCCGCCGTTCTGCCGATAGTGACGCCGCTGCGGATCGGCGACCTCGTCGTCGATCCACCGATTCTGCAGGCGCCGATGGCGGGCTATACCAATTACGCCTTCCGTCAGATCGTCCGCGCGTACGGCGGCGCGGGGCTGCTGGCGACCGAGATGGTCAACGCCCGCGGCTTCATCTGGATGGACCGCGAGCAGGCCGAGCACCCCGACCGTTTGTGGGGCGTCGCCGACGAGCCGCGTCCGCTGGCCGTGCAGATCTGGGACAACGACCCGGAGACGCTCGCCGCTGTCGGCGCCCGACTGACTCACGAGTACAAGGTGTCGGTCGTCGACATCAACTTCGGCTGTCCGGTGCGGCAGGTGACCGAGAAGGCCCACAGCGGTTCGTACCTGCTCCGCACGCCCGACCGGATGGGTCAGATCATCGAGCGCGTCGTCGCCGCCTGCCATCCGACCCCGGTCACTGCGAAGACACGACTCGGTTGCAGCCGCGACAAGATCAACATCATTGATGTCGCGCAGATCGTCGAAGGCGCCGGCGCTGCAGCGCTGACGGTCCATGGCCGAACCGCCGCCGACATGTTCCGTGGGCAGGCGTCGTGGGACCTGATCAGCACGATCAAGCCGCACCTCAAGCGGATCCCGCTGATCGGCAACGGCGACCTCGACACGGCGGAGAAGGTCGTCGAGGCGTTCCGTCGCTGGAACGTCGATGGCGTAATGATCGCGCGGGCGAGCTTGGGAAAGCCCTGGCTCTTCCAGCAAGCCGCCGCCGCGCTGCGCGGCGAGCCAATCCCGCCCGACCCGACGCTCGAAGAAGAGCGTGAACTGATGGTCGAGCACTTCCGTCTGGTGTGCGAGCGCTTCGGCGAAGAACGCGGCGCCGTGCTAATGCGGAAGTTCGCCTGCTGTTACGCCCAAGGCCGCCCCGGCGCGCGGGAGTTCCGCAAGCACGTGGTGGGTATTGAGACAGCCGCGGAGTTTTTCGACGTGGTGGAGCAGTGGTTTCCGCGTTCGGTGGTGTAA
- a CDS encoding D-2-hydroxyacid dehydrogenase: protein MPSLPNSTTERIVLCFPAESWHLRQIEATVQELGVAAEVINAGQERIAEELPTATIYCGHAKVPVPWAETVAGGRLKWIQSTAAGMDHCLVPEVIASDITVSSASGVLANQVADHTFALLFGLVRSLPVFFRAQQKKEFIRRPTRDLHGSRIGIVGLGGNGRRLVEVLRPFHCRILATDWFPEDKPEGVEALLPADQLDEILPEIDVLILAAPLNAMTRHLIDARRLALLPKGTLLVNMARGPIVDEAAMVDALESGHLGGVGVDVTEVEPLPVESRLWGQPNAIITPHVGGQVATRVEDVTDFFCQNLIRYFRGETVLNLLADKRLGFPRPEHAAWRR, encoded by the coding sequence ATGCCCTCACTACCTAATTCCACAACTGAGCGAATCGTTCTCTGTTTTCCGGCAGAATCTTGGCATCTTCGCCAAATCGAGGCCACGGTTCAGGAACTCGGCGTCGCCGCCGAGGTCATTAACGCGGGCCAGGAGCGGATCGCTGAGGAACTGCCAACCGCGACGATCTACTGCGGCCACGCCAAGGTCCCCGTCCCCTGGGCCGAGACCGTCGCCGGCGGCCGGCTCAAATGGATCCAGAGCACGGCAGCCGGGATGGACCACTGCCTTGTGCCGGAGGTGATCGCCTCGGACATCACCGTTTCGAGCGCGTCGGGAGTCCTGGCGAACCAGGTGGCGGACCACACGTTTGCGCTGCTTTTCGGCCTCGTGCGCAGCTTGCCGGTCTTCTTCCGGGCCCAGCAAAAGAAGGAGTTCATCCGCCGTCCGACGCGCGACCTGCACGGCTCGCGAATCGGCATCGTCGGCCTGGGCGGTAACGGCCGGCGGCTGGTGGAGGTGCTACGGCCGTTCCACTGCCGGATTCTGGCGACCGACTGGTTCCCCGAGGACAAGCCCGAGGGGGTCGAGGCTCTGCTCCCCGCCGACCAATTGGACGAAATCCTGCCGGAAATCGACGTGCTAATCCTGGCGGCGCCGCTCAACGCGATGACCCGCCACCTGATCGACGCCCGCCGGCTGGCCTTGCTCCCCAAGGGCACCCTACTGGTGAATATGGCCCGCGGCCCGATCGTTGACGAAGCGGCGATGGTCGACGCCCTGGAGTCGGGCCACCTGGGCGGCGTGGGGGTGGACGTGACGGAGGTGGAACCTCTGCCCGTCGAAAGCCGTCTGTGGGGGCAGCCCAACGCCATCATCACCCCGCACGTGGGGGGGCAGGTCGCCACGCGGGTCGAGGATGTCACCGACTTTTTTTGCCAGAACCTGATCAGATACTTCCGCGGAGAGACGGTCCTCAATCTGCTGGCGGACAAGCGGCTGGGGTTCCCGCGACCGGAGCATGCCGCTTGGCGGCGATGA
- a CDS encoding type II toxin-antitoxin system VapC family toxin translates to MTRNIAIVDTGPLVALFDGADIYHHETVNFLAASRRKHVTTLAVVTESVYLLRFNKNAQIDFLEWLQSPAVEIETLEDADLARAIEVMQKYSDLPADFADATLVAIADRLGVNEVVLFDSDFDIYRRGDGAPFIRLPA, encoded by the coding sequence TTGACGAGAAACATCGCAATCGTTGACACCGGACCGCTCGTTGCCTTGTTTGATGGCGCCGACATCTACCACCACGAGACGGTCAACTTCTTGGCAGCGTCCCGGCGAAAGCATGTAACCACGCTTGCGGTCGTTACCGAGAGTGTCTACCTCCTGCGTTTCAATAAGAACGCACAGATTGATTTTCTCGAATGGCTTCAGTCTCCTGCCGTGGAGATCGAGACGTTGGAGGACGCCGACCTCGCCCGCGCGATTGAGGTCATGCAGAAGTACAGCGACCTACCAGCCGACTTCGCCGACGCTACCCTAGTCGCAATCGCGGATCGGCTTGGCGTCAATGAAGTCGTCTTGTTCGACTCTGACTTCGACATCTATCGCCGAGGCGATGGCGCACCGTTTATCCGACTCCCCGCATAA
- a CDS encoding Gfo/Idh/MocA family protein: MNLSDEEKAIGQDNFRRVSGELLARNESRRDFLKEVTLAGAVAAGGFGAAYWGYGRKLDDRLRVGVIGTGDEGNVLIGALNPDFIDVKAIADIRPYNQHRAFYGDWSSDGTLDARPGLCRVYGYKDRTEAEKSIAVYNDYNELLERDDIEAVIIALPLWMHHPAAVAAMRAGKHVLTEKLMAWDVAQCKEMARVADETGLLLATGHQRHYSVLYDNAVDTIRRGLIGDIHSIRAQWHRGNLPGNDSWTPPVPQGMDVEEVKNLIRAARKLPNKQEAEALEAQIKATHELVLSLESWELVLAGKHPKYGKLSVSDQEKWAMKVAQLKAQLEDINVDAKDYGYEEGTLSGGYHRSALEELIRWRIWNRTGGGLMAELGSHQLDASGIFISSQFEGHVKVNPLSVTAVGGRYIFPQDRDCDDHVYATYEYPGKGYFEDNNPSTAKVADANKKVGVVYSSINGNGFGGYGEVVLGTDGTLILEREQDVLLYGGSNTRTKVTVNDAADALDSYETGGGYTPAAQAVTQAVSRGYKEEIEHWAWCIRNGEPATTLHCHPKVALADAVIALTTNIAIAENRRIDFNPEWFDPASDAVPGGRTPRKASDVKV, from the coding sequence ATGAACCTTTCCGACGAAGAGAAGGCCATCGGCCAAGACAACTTCCGCCGCGTCTCGGGCGAGCTGCTCGCCCGCAACGAGTCGCGACGTGACTTCCTCAAAGAGGTGACGCTCGCGGGCGCCGTTGCCGCGGGCGGCTTTGGCGCCGCTTACTGGGGCTATGGGAGGAAGCTTGACGACCGTCTCCGGGTCGGCGTCATCGGCACGGGGGACGAGGGGAACGTCCTGATCGGCGCCCTCAACCCCGATTTCATCGACGTCAAGGCGATCGCCGACATCCGGCCGTACAACCAGCACCGCGCGTTCTACGGCGACTGGTCCAGCGACGGCACACTCGACGCCCGTCCCGGCCTGTGCCGCGTCTACGGCTACAAGGACCGCACCGAGGCGGAGAAGAGCATCGCCGTCTACAACGACTACAACGAGCTGCTGGAGCGCGACGACATCGAGGCGGTGATCATCGCGTTGCCGCTGTGGATGCATCACCCGGCGGCGGTGGCCGCGATGCGGGCCGGCAAGCACGTGCTGACCGAGAAGCTGATGGCCTGGGACGTGGCCCAGTGCAAAGAGATGGCGCGTGTCGCCGACGAGACGGGCCTGTTGCTCGCCACCGGCCACCAGCGTCACTACAGCGTGCTCTACGACAACGCGGTCGACACGATCCGCCGCGGCCTGATCGGCGACATCCACAGCATCCGCGCCCAATGGCACCGCGGCAACCTGCCGGGCAATGACAGCTGGACGCCGCCTGTGCCGCAAGGAATGGATGTTGAAGAGGTCAAGAACCTCATCCGTGCTGCCCGCAAGCTTCCCAACAAGCAGGAGGCCGAAGCGCTTGAAGCACAGATCAAGGCGACGCACGAGCTGGTGCTGTCCCTCGAGTCGTGGGAGCTGGTGCTCGCTGGTAAGCATCCCAAGTACGGCAAGCTCAGCGTCAGCGACCAAGAGAAGTGGGCGATGAAGGTCGCTCAACTCAAGGCCCAGCTCGAGGATATTAACGTCGACGCCAAGGACTACGGCTACGAAGAAGGGACGCTCTCCGGCGGCTATCACCGCTCGGCGCTCGAAGAATTGATCCGCTGGCGGATCTGGAATCGCACCGGCGGCGGCTTGATGGCCGAGCTCGGCAGCCACCAACTCGACGCCTCGGGCATCTTCATCAGCTCGCAGTTCGAGGGCCACGTGAAGGTCAACCCGCTAAGCGTCACCGCGGTCGGTGGCCGTTATATCTTCCCGCAAGACCGCGACTGCGACGACCACGTCTACGCCACCTACGAGTACCCCGGCAAGGGTTACTTCGAGGACAACAATCCCTCGACGGCCAAGGTCGCCGACGCCAACAAGAAGGTCGGCGTCGTCTACTCGTCGATCAACGGCAACGGCTTCGGCGGGTACGGCGAGGTCGTTCTTGGCACCGACGGCACACTGATCCTCGAACGTGAGCAAGACGTCCTCCTCTACGGTGGGTCGAACACTCGCACCAAGGTGACGGTCAACGACGCCGCCGACGCGCTCGACTCGTACGAGACGGGCGGCGGCTACACGCCCGCGGCCCAGGCCGTCACGCAAGCCGTCAGCCGTGGTTACAAGGAAGAGATCGAGCACTGGGCTTGGTGCATCCGCAACGGCGAGCCCGCCACGACATTGCACTGCCACCCGAAGGTCGCCCTGGCCGACGCGGTGATCGCGCTGACGACCAACATCGCGATCGCCGAGAACCGCCGCATCGATTTCAACCCCGAGTGGTTCGACCCGGCAAGCGACGCCGTCCCCGGCGGCCGCACGCCCCGCAAAGCTTCCGACGTGAAAGTCTAA
- a CDS encoding serine/threonine-protein kinase, with product MNTTVLQQSKTLTFHGDPPRSRENAILCKRYDELLQSEKLGWTEHLRLKSLLGTGGQGVVYLSERRGADSFTLPVALKFFSPERYASEHAYDEAMRRMAMVSGRVAQIAHDNLIDVQNFIERDRVRILEMEWVDGYDLDLLLTPAMLRRAKDRVSGRRWDYINNVIVTRGPVRPRLKPGMAVAIMREIIGGLAALHREEIVHGDIKPSNIMVKRTGNAKIIDIGSAIDLNDMPAQRTCTPQYAAPEMLEREEFTPRSDLASLGYVLIELLSGQPLFAGINDYAKLLEAKRTLPQRLDQLLPDEVTDSDLLMGICRRLTAPDPMLRYGSAEEADTAEMGFAEFQRTLVRGDLASEYENELRVWLEELD from the coding sequence ATGAACACGACGGTCCTCCAGCAGAGCAAGACGCTCACGTTCCACGGCGACCCCCCTCGGTCCCGCGAGAACGCCATTCTCTGCAAACGCTACGACGAACTGCTCCAGTCCGAGAAACTCGGCTGGACCGAGCACCTCCGCCTCAAGAGCCTGCTCGGTACGGGCGGTCAGGGCGTTGTCTACCTGAGCGAACGCCGCGGCGCCGACAGCTTCACGCTGCCGGTCGCGCTGAAGTTCTTCTCTCCGGAGCGATACGCGTCCGAACACGCCTACGACGAAGCCATGCGCCGTATGGCGATGGTTAGCGGCCGCGTCGCGCAGATCGCCCACGACAATCTGATCGACGTCCAGAACTTCATTGAGCGGGACCGGGTGCGGATCCTCGAGATGGAGTGGGTCGATGGATACGACCTCGACCTTTTGCTGACGCCGGCCATGCTCCGCCGCGCGAAGGACCGTGTCAGCGGCCGCCGCTGGGACTACATCAACAACGTGATCGTCACCCGCGGCCCCGTGCGGCCCCGGCTCAAGCCCGGTATGGCCGTGGCGATCATGCGCGAGATCATCGGCGGCCTCGCCGCGCTGCACAGGGAGGAGATCGTCCACGGCGACATCAAGCCTTCCAACATCATGGTGAAGCGCACCGGCAACGCGAAGATCATCGACATCGGCTCGGCGATTGACCTCAACGACATGCCCGCGCAGCGCACCTGCACGCCGCAGTACGCCGCCCCGGAAATGCTCGAGCGTGAAGAGTTCACCCCGCGCAGCGACCTGGCGAGCCTCGGCTATGTGCTGATCGAGCTCCTGTCAGGCCAGCCCCTGTTCGCGGGCATCAACGATTACGCCAAGCTGCTCGAAGCCAAGCGAACCTTGCCGCAACGGCTCGACCAGCTCCTCCCCGACGAGGTCACCGACAGCGACCTGTTGATGGGCATCTGCCGCCGCCTGACGGCGCCCGACCCAATGCTGCGCTACGGCAGCGCCGAAGAAGCCGACACGGCCGAGATGGGTTTCGCGGAGTTTCAACGCACGCTGGTGCGCGGCGACCTAGCGAGCGAGTACGAGAACGAACTACGCGTCTGGCTTGAAGAGCTGGATTGA